In Solenopsis invicta isolate M01_SB chromosome 1, UNIL_Sinv_3.0, whole genome shotgun sequence, one genomic interval encodes:
- the LOC105197922 gene encoding F-BAR domain only protein 2 isoform X5: protein MTVDFVDYFWGDKNNGFDVLYHNMKHGVIASKELAEFLRERSAIEENNYKLLSKVAKQASNSTQGTFAPIWAALRGAAEKLAVLHFQMAQRVTELIKDVSKYADELHKKHKAVKEEESSTLEVVQSIQSITVTLHKAKDMCMQKRLELEKLRKDNASQRELEKAEGKFKKAQDDYRTLVDKYTVIRNDFEAKMTQACRRFQDVEETHLKHMKEFLNTYADVLQTNHEQVGQVHIDFKRQCVDMTVEKLLEQFVQSKYTGFEKPGVIEYEEVMTSLTEMTSHSQLEGGMETPKETSKSTNGETGVAGNSHSSKKDQGLKGKGDTTLRVLDGEKGRVILEKDREKERQKEKDRELSHAQTKASRRTTSLLNLFMSNSQGFLRSRREKRKEKKAKKKKDLVDTSSNKEEKEDKEDSRKSETPTPEVDEDGFCIRPKSDPWENEKGFYSSSDTDSEDERERKIRVEIKPLSNGGAPMSASVDELRATVENLSLSPAPTGRRGSNTDSDHHMKRSQSVSQQLGGKPSSDLLGLNLFNPSSTPSSASTPTGSHPYAPLQSPPPLSTSPTPPQPPPPQSAPPTHSHTRFTDGDLFSEVGDITPALPPKQSASSTPTGSIVIPRPPSRRGEGPSPRGRMSPATISRADSVASLEFRTAGVGVGSSRGPSPLTIGLADTIPLAVAFHEIVHSYFRGTDETRCQVKLSGDMMLSFPAGIVTVLANNPSPAKLTFRVRNTNKLERLLPNSQLISMDATQTTVDSTIFEFNMSALTMLLRRQAEQNPSASYFNVDILKYQIKCKEGAGSCPFQLVAYWKCETTHTDLKIDYKYNSRAMASPSPLLNLHVAAPIDGGFKSLNSKPPAQWLSDTNRVLWKFTELSQHSEGNGVGSLKARVELERGPGNQGTIFTQFNCEGTTLSGVEFELVGSGYRLSLVKRKFVSGKYICDGDLDSRSRYAAPPSSTD from the exons GGCGATAAGAATAATGGATTTGACGTGTTGTATCATAACATGAAGCATGGTGTAATCGCCAGTAAGGAATTGGCGGAATTTTTACGAGAGAGATCGGCCATAGAGGAGAACAATTATAAGCTCCTTAGTAAGGTAGCAAAGCAGGCGAGTAATAGCACGCAAGGAACATTCGCACCTATATGGGCCGCTCTGAGAGGTGCTGCTGAGAAACTTGCCGTTTTACACTTCCAAATGGCCCAGCGAGTTACCGAACTCATAAAAGATGTATCAAAATACGCGGATGAGCTGCATAAGAAACATAAGGCT GTGAAGGAAGAAGAATCGTCTACTTTAGAAGTTGTACAAAGTATACAGAGCATTACAGTAACATTACATAAAGCGAAGGACATGTGTATGCAAAAGCGGCTTGAATTAGAGAAATTGAGGAAGGACAATGCCAGTCAGAGGGAGTTGGAGAAGGCGGAGGGCAAGTTCAAAAAGGCGCAAGACGATTATCGGACGCTGGTGGATAAGTACACGGTCATACGAAACGACTTCGAGGCAAAAATGACTCAAGCTTGCAGG CGGTTCCAAGATGTGGAAGAGACGCATCTGAAGCATATGAAGGAATTTCTGAATACGTACGCTGATGTTTTACAAACCAATCACGAGCAGGTCGGCCAGGTGCATATCGATTTCAAACGGCAATGCGTTGATATGACAGTGGAGAAGTTATTAGAGCAATTCGTTCAGAGTAAATACACGGGTTTTGAGAAACCAG GTGTGATCGAGTATGAGGAAGTTATGACGAGTTTAACGGAAATGACTAGCCACTCACAATTGGAAGGTGGTATGGAGACGCCTAAGGAAACATCAAAGAGCACCAATGGCGAGACAGGCGTAGCCGGTAACAGTCACAGTTCAAAGAAAGATCAGGGATTAAAGGGGAAGGGTGATACTACTTTGAGGGTACTGGACGGGGAAAAGGGGAGGGTGATATTGGAAAAggatagagaaaaagaaaggcaGAAGGAAAAGGACAGAGAATTGTCACATGCACAAACCAAGGCTTCACGCCGTACTACCTCGTTACTCAACCTGTTTATGTCCAACTCCCAGG GGTTCTTACGCAGTAGGAGAGAAAAACGGAAGGAGAAGAAagcaaagaagaagaaggaccTTGTCGATACGAGCAGCAACAAAGAAGAAAA GGAGGACAAAGAAGATAGCAGAAAATCAGAAACACCAACACCAGAGGTGGACGAGGATGGCTTTTGCATTAGACCAAAATCGGATCCGTGGGAAAACGAAAAGGGATTCTATTCCAGTTCTGATACCGATTCGGAGGATGAGAGGGAACGTAAGATTCGAGTGGAAATAAAGCCTCTCAGCAACGGTGGTGCTCCCATGAGTGCCAGTGTGGATGAATTAAGGGCGACAGtggaaaatttatctttatcaCCTGCACCAACA GGACGTAGAGGATCGAATACTGATTCTGATCATCACATGAAGAGGTCTCAGTCAGTGTCACAGCAATTAGGAGGTAAGCCAAGCTCAGATTTACTTGGCCTAAACTTGTTCAATCCTAGCAGTACACCATCGAGCGCGTCGACACCAACCGGTAGCCACCCTTATGCCCCGCTGCAGAGCCCACCGCCACTTTCCACATCGCCGACCccgccgcagccgccgccgccgcaatCTGCGCCGCCTACACATTCTCATACTCGATTTACAG ATGGAGATTTATTTTCGGAAGTTGGAGACATTACGCCGGCCTTACCGCCAAAGCAGTCCGCGTCCTCAACCCCGACGGGATCGATTGTGATACCTAGACCGCCGTCGCGTCGAGGAGAAGGCCCATCGCCACGCGGCAGAATGTCACCCGCAACAATATCCCGCGCTGATAGTGTCGCTAGCCTGGAGTTTCGTACTGCCGGCGTGGGTGTAGGCTCCTCGCGGGGACCGTCCCCGCTCACGATCGGCCTAGCCGACACCATTCCACTGGCAGTGGCGTTTCACGAAATAGTGCATTCCTATTTTCGTGGCACGGACGAGACCCGGTGCCAAGTAAAGTTAAGCGGTGATATGATGCTTTCGTTTCCGGCCGGTATTGTCACTGTTCTGGCAAATAATCCCAGTCCTGCTAAGCTGACCTTTCGCGTGAGAAACACCAATAAATTGGAGAGATTGCTGCCGAACAGCCAACTTATCAGCAT GGACGCAACTCAGACTACCGTCGATAGTACAATCTTCGAATTCAACATGAGTGCCTTAACTATGTTGTTACGGCGGCAAGCTGAACAGAATCCTTCGGCCTCGTATTTCAACGTGGACATCCTCAAGTATCAGATCAAGTGTAAGGAAGGCGCCGGTTCATGCCCCTTTCAATTGGTCGCATATTGGAAATGCGAGACAACCCACACCGATCTTAAG attGATTATAAATACAACAGTCGCGCCATGGCATCGCCAAGTCCTCTGCTGAATCTTCATGTCGCGGCGCCTATCGATGGTGGTTTCAAATCGCTCAACAGTAAACCGCCGGCACAGTGGCTATCCGATACGAATCGCGTGCTATGGAAATTTACGGAGCTTTCGCAGCACAGCGAGGGCAATGGAGTCGGATCTCTGAAGGCGCGAGTCGAGCTCGAACGTGGCCCAGGCAATCAGGGCACCATATTCACCCAGTTCAATTGCGAAGGGACCACATTGTCGGGTGTCGAATTTGAGCTTGTAGGTTCTGGCTATCGATTGAGTTTGGTGAAACGAAAATTTGTGTCTG GAAAATACATATGCGACGGAGATTTGGATTCGCGCTCAAGATATGCTGCGCCGCCATCCAGTACAGATTGA
- the LOC105197922 gene encoding F-BAR domain only protein 2 isoform X7 → MTVDFVDYFWGDKNNGFDVLYHNMKHGVIASKELAEFLRERSAIEENNYKLLSKVAKQASNSTQGTFAPIWAALRGAAEKLAVLHFQMAQRVTELIKDVSKYADELHKKHKAVKEEESSTLEVVQSIQSITVTLHKAKDMCMQKRLELEKLRKDNASQRELEKAEGKFKKAQDDYRTLVDKYTVIRNDFEAKMTQACRRFQDVEETHLKHMKEFLNTYADVLQTNHEQVGQVHIDFKRQCVDMTVEKLLEQFVQSKYTGFEKPGVIEYEEVMTSLTEMTSHSQLEGGMETPKETSKSTNGETGVAGFLRSRREKRKEKKAKKKKDLVDTSSNKEEKSDLEDKEDSRKSETPTPEVDEDGFCIRPKSDPWENEKGFYSSSDTDSEDERERKIRVEIKPLSNGGAPMSASVDELRATVENLSLSPAPTGRRGSNTDSDHHMKRSQSVSQQLGGKPSSDLLGLNLFNPSSTPSSASTPTGSHPYAPLQSPPPLSTSPTPPQPPPPQSAPPTHSHTRFTDGDLFSEVGDITPALPPKQSASSTPTGSIVIPRPPSRRGEGPSPRGRMSPATISRADSVASLEFRTAGVGVGSSRGPSPLTIGLADTIPLAVAFHEIVHSYFRGTDETRCQVKLSGDMMLSFPAGIVTVLANNPSPAKLTFRVRNTNKLERLLPNSQLISMDATQTTVDSTIFEFNMSALTMLLRRQAEQNPSASYFNVDILKYQIKCKEGAGSCPFQLVAYWKCETTHTDLKIDYKYNSRAMASPSPLLNLHVAAPIDGGFKSLNSKPPAQWLSDTNRVLWKFTELSQHSEGNGVGSLKARVELERGPGNQGTIFTQFNCEGTTLSGVEFELVGSGYRLSLVKRKFVSGKYICDGDLDSRSRYAAPPSSTD, encoded by the exons GGCGATAAGAATAATGGATTTGACGTGTTGTATCATAACATGAAGCATGGTGTAATCGCCAGTAAGGAATTGGCGGAATTTTTACGAGAGAGATCGGCCATAGAGGAGAACAATTATAAGCTCCTTAGTAAGGTAGCAAAGCAGGCGAGTAATAGCACGCAAGGAACATTCGCACCTATATGGGCCGCTCTGAGAGGTGCTGCTGAGAAACTTGCCGTTTTACACTTCCAAATGGCCCAGCGAGTTACCGAACTCATAAAAGATGTATCAAAATACGCGGATGAGCTGCATAAGAAACATAAGGCT GTGAAGGAAGAAGAATCGTCTACTTTAGAAGTTGTACAAAGTATACAGAGCATTACAGTAACATTACATAAAGCGAAGGACATGTGTATGCAAAAGCGGCTTGAATTAGAGAAATTGAGGAAGGACAATGCCAGTCAGAGGGAGTTGGAGAAGGCGGAGGGCAAGTTCAAAAAGGCGCAAGACGATTATCGGACGCTGGTGGATAAGTACACGGTCATACGAAACGACTTCGAGGCAAAAATGACTCAAGCTTGCAGG CGGTTCCAAGATGTGGAAGAGACGCATCTGAAGCATATGAAGGAATTTCTGAATACGTACGCTGATGTTTTACAAACCAATCACGAGCAGGTCGGCCAGGTGCATATCGATTTCAAACGGCAATGCGTTGATATGACAGTGGAGAAGTTATTAGAGCAATTCGTTCAGAGTAAATACACGGGTTTTGAGAAACCAG GTGTGATCGAGTATGAGGAAGTTATGACGAGTTTAACGGAAATGACTAGCCACTCACAATTGGAAGGTGGTATGGAGACGCCTAAGGAAACATCAAAGAGCACCAATGGCGAGACAGGCGTAGCCG GGTTCTTACGCAGTAGGAGAGAAAAACGGAAGGAGAAGAAagcaaagaagaagaaggaccTTGTCGATACGAGCAGCAACAAAGAAGAAAAGTCTGACCT GGAGGACAAAGAAGATAGCAGAAAATCAGAAACACCAACACCAGAGGTGGACGAGGATGGCTTTTGCATTAGACCAAAATCGGATCCGTGGGAAAACGAAAAGGGATTCTATTCCAGTTCTGATACCGATTCGGAGGATGAGAGGGAACGTAAGATTCGAGTGGAAATAAAGCCTCTCAGCAACGGTGGTGCTCCCATGAGTGCCAGTGTGGATGAATTAAGGGCGACAGtggaaaatttatctttatcaCCTGCACCAACA GGACGTAGAGGATCGAATACTGATTCTGATCATCACATGAAGAGGTCTCAGTCAGTGTCACAGCAATTAGGAGGTAAGCCAAGCTCAGATTTACTTGGCCTAAACTTGTTCAATCCTAGCAGTACACCATCGAGCGCGTCGACACCAACCGGTAGCCACCCTTATGCCCCGCTGCAGAGCCCACCGCCACTTTCCACATCGCCGACCccgccgcagccgccgccgccgcaatCTGCGCCGCCTACACATTCTCATACTCGATTTACAG ATGGAGATTTATTTTCGGAAGTTGGAGACATTACGCCGGCCTTACCGCCAAAGCAGTCCGCGTCCTCAACCCCGACGGGATCGATTGTGATACCTAGACCGCCGTCGCGTCGAGGAGAAGGCCCATCGCCACGCGGCAGAATGTCACCCGCAACAATATCCCGCGCTGATAGTGTCGCTAGCCTGGAGTTTCGTACTGCCGGCGTGGGTGTAGGCTCCTCGCGGGGACCGTCCCCGCTCACGATCGGCCTAGCCGACACCATTCCACTGGCAGTGGCGTTTCACGAAATAGTGCATTCCTATTTTCGTGGCACGGACGAGACCCGGTGCCAAGTAAAGTTAAGCGGTGATATGATGCTTTCGTTTCCGGCCGGTATTGTCACTGTTCTGGCAAATAATCCCAGTCCTGCTAAGCTGACCTTTCGCGTGAGAAACACCAATAAATTGGAGAGATTGCTGCCGAACAGCCAACTTATCAGCAT GGACGCAACTCAGACTACCGTCGATAGTACAATCTTCGAATTCAACATGAGTGCCTTAACTATGTTGTTACGGCGGCAAGCTGAACAGAATCCTTCGGCCTCGTATTTCAACGTGGACATCCTCAAGTATCAGATCAAGTGTAAGGAAGGCGCCGGTTCATGCCCCTTTCAATTGGTCGCATATTGGAAATGCGAGACAACCCACACCGATCTTAAG attGATTATAAATACAACAGTCGCGCCATGGCATCGCCAAGTCCTCTGCTGAATCTTCATGTCGCGGCGCCTATCGATGGTGGTTTCAAATCGCTCAACAGTAAACCGCCGGCACAGTGGCTATCCGATACGAATCGCGTGCTATGGAAATTTACGGAGCTTTCGCAGCACAGCGAGGGCAATGGAGTCGGATCTCTGAAGGCGCGAGTCGAGCTCGAACGTGGCCCAGGCAATCAGGGCACCATATTCACCCAGTTCAATTGCGAAGGGACCACATTGTCGGGTGTCGAATTTGAGCTTGTAGGTTCTGGCTATCGATTGAGTTTGGTGAAACGAAAATTTGTGTCTG GAAAATACATATGCGACGGAGATTTGGATTCGCGCTCAAGATATGCTGCGCCGCCATCCAGTACAGATTGA
- the LOC105197922 gene encoding F-BAR domain only protein 2 isoform X8: MTVDFVDYFWGDKNNGFDVLYHNMKHGVIASKELAEFLRERSAIEENNYKLLSKVAKQASNSTQGTFAPIWAALRGAAEKLAVLHFQMAQRVTELIKDVSKYADELHKKHKAVKEEESSTLEVVQSIQSITVTLHKAKDMCMQKRLELEKLRKDNASQRELEKAEGKFKKAQDDYRTLVDKYTVIRNDFEAKMTQACRRFQDVEETHLKHMKEFLNTYADVLQTNHEQVGQVHIDFKRQCVDMTVEKLLEQFVQSKYTGFEKPGVIEYEEVMTSLTEMTSHSQLEGGMETPKETSKSTNGETGVAGFLRSRREKRKEKKAKKKKDLVDTSSNKEEKEDKEDSRKSETPTPEVDEDGFCIRPKSDPWENEKGFYSSSDTDSEDERERKIRVEIKPLSNGGAPMSASVDELRATVENLSLSPAPTGRRGSNTDSDHHMKRSQSVSQQLGGKPSSDLLGLNLFNPSSTPSSASTPTGSHPYAPLQSPPPLSTSPTPPQPPPPQSAPPTHSHTRFTDGDLFSEVGDITPALPPKQSASSTPTGSIVIPRPPSRRGEGPSPRGRMSPATISRADSVASLEFRTAGVGVGSSRGPSPLTIGLADTIPLAVAFHEIVHSYFRGTDETRCQVKLSGDMMLSFPAGIVTVLANNPSPAKLTFRVRNTNKLERLLPNSQLISMDATQTTVDSTIFEFNMSALTMLLRRQAEQNPSASYFNVDILKYQIKCKEGAGSCPFQLVAYWKCETTHTDLKIDYKYNSRAMASPSPLLNLHVAAPIDGGFKSLNSKPPAQWLSDTNRVLWKFTELSQHSEGNGVGSLKARVELERGPGNQGTIFTQFNCEGTTLSGVEFELVGSGYRLSLVKRKFVSGKYICDGDLDSRSRYAAPPSSTD; encoded by the exons GGCGATAAGAATAATGGATTTGACGTGTTGTATCATAACATGAAGCATGGTGTAATCGCCAGTAAGGAATTGGCGGAATTTTTACGAGAGAGATCGGCCATAGAGGAGAACAATTATAAGCTCCTTAGTAAGGTAGCAAAGCAGGCGAGTAATAGCACGCAAGGAACATTCGCACCTATATGGGCCGCTCTGAGAGGTGCTGCTGAGAAACTTGCCGTTTTACACTTCCAAATGGCCCAGCGAGTTACCGAACTCATAAAAGATGTATCAAAATACGCGGATGAGCTGCATAAGAAACATAAGGCT GTGAAGGAAGAAGAATCGTCTACTTTAGAAGTTGTACAAAGTATACAGAGCATTACAGTAACATTACATAAAGCGAAGGACATGTGTATGCAAAAGCGGCTTGAATTAGAGAAATTGAGGAAGGACAATGCCAGTCAGAGGGAGTTGGAGAAGGCGGAGGGCAAGTTCAAAAAGGCGCAAGACGATTATCGGACGCTGGTGGATAAGTACACGGTCATACGAAACGACTTCGAGGCAAAAATGACTCAAGCTTGCAGG CGGTTCCAAGATGTGGAAGAGACGCATCTGAAGCATATGAAGGAATTTCTGAATACGTACGCTGATGTTTTACAAACCAATCACGAGCAGGTCGGCCAGGTGCATATCGATTTCAAACGGCAATGCGTTGATATGACAGTGGAGAAGTTATTAGAGCAATTCGTTCAGAGTAAATACACGGGTTTTGAGAAACCAG GTGTGATCGAGTATGAGGAAGTTATGACGAGTTTAACGGAAATGACTAGCCACTCACAATTGGAAGGTGGTATGGAGACGCCTAAGGAAACATCAAAGAGCACCAATGGCGAGACAGGCGTAGCCG GGTTCTTACGCAGTAGGAGAGAAAAACGGAAGGAGAAGAAagcaaagaagaagaaggaccTTGTCGATACGAGCAGCAACAAAGAAGAAAA GGAGGACAAAGAAGATAGCAGAAAATCAGAAACACCAACACCAGAGGTGGACGAGGATGGCTTTTGCATTAGACCAAAATCGGATCCGTGGGAAAACGAAAAGGGATTCTATTCCAGTTCTGATACCGATTCGGAGGATGAGAGGGAACGTAAGATTCGAGTGGAAATAAAGCCTCTCAGCAACGGTGGTGCTCCCATGAGTGCCAGTGTGGATGAATTAAGGGCGACAGtggaaaatttatctttatcaCCTGCACCAACA GGACGTAGAGGATCGAATACTGATTCTGATCATCACATGAAGAGGTCTCAGTCAGTGTCACAGCAATTAGGAGGTAAGCCAAGCTCAGATTTACTTGGCCTAAACTTGTTCAATCCTAGCAGTACACCATCGAGCGCGTCGACACCAACCGGTAGCCACCCTTATGCCCCGCTGCAGAGCCCACCGCCACTTTCCACATCGCCGACCccgccgcagccgccgccgccgcaatCTGCGCCGCCTACACATTCTCATACTCGATTTACAG ATGGAGATTTATTTTCGGAAGTTGGAGACATTACGCCGGCCTTACCGCCAAAGCAGTCCGCGTCCTCAACCCCGACGGGATCGATTGTGATACCTAGACCGCCGTCGCGTCGAGGAGAAGGCCCATCGCCACGCGGCAGAATGTCACCCGCAACAATATCCCGCGCTGATAGTGTCGCTAGCCTGGAGTTTCGTACTGCCGGCGTGGGTGTAGGCTCCTCGCGGGGACCGTCCCCGCTCACGATCGGCCTAGCCGACACCATTCCACTGGCAGTGGCGTTTCACGAAATAGTGCATTCCTATTTTCGTGGCACGGACGAGACCCGGTGCCAAGTAAAGTTAAGCGGTGATATGATGCTTTCGTTTCCGGCCGGTATTGTCACTGTTCTGGCAAATAATCCCAGTCCTGCTAAGCTGACCTTTCGCGTGAGAAACACCAATAAATTGGAGAGATTGCTGCCGAACAGCCAACTTATCAGCAT GGACGCAACTCAGACTACCGTCGATAGTACAATCTTCGAATTCAACATGAGTGCCTTAACTATGTTGTTACGGCGGCAAGCTGAACAGAATCCTTCGGCCTCGTATTTCAACGTGGACATCCTCAAGTATCAGATCAAGTGTAAGGAAGGCGCCGGTTCATGCCCCTTTCAATTGGTCGCATATTGGAAATGCGAGACAACCCACACCGATCTTAAG attGATTATAAATACAACAGTCGCGCCATGGCATCGCCAAGTCCTCTGCTGAATCTTCATGTCGCGGCGCCTATCGATGGTGGTTTCAAATCGCTCAACAGTAAACCGCCGGCACAGTGGCTATCCGATACGAATCGCGTGCTATGGAAATTTACGGAGCTTTCGCAGCACAGCGAGGGCAATGGAGTCGGATCTCTGAAGGCGCGAGTCGAGCTCGAACGTGGCCCAGGCAATCAGGGCACCATATTCACCCAGTTCAATTGCGAAGGGACCACATTGTCGGGTGTCGAATTTGAGCTTGTAGGTTCTGGCTATCGATTGAGTTTGGTGAAACGAAAATTTGTGTCTG GAAAATACATATGCGACGGAGATTTGGATTCGCGCTCAAGATATGCTGCGCCGCCATCCAGTACAGATTGA
- the LOC105197922 gene encoding F-BAR domain only protein 2 isoform X6 has protein sequence MTVDFVDYFWGDKNNGFDVLYHNMKHGVIASKELAEFLRERSAIEENNYKLLSKVAKQASNSTQGTFAPIWAALRGAAEKLAVLHFQMAQRVTELIKDVSKYADELHKKHKAVKEEESSTLEVVQSIQSITVTLHKAKDMCMQKRLELEKLRKDNASQRELEKAEGKFKKAQDDYRTLVDKYTVIRNDFEAKMTQACRRFQDVEETHLKHMKEFLNTYADVLQTNHEQVGQVHIDFKRQCVDMTVEKLLEQFVQSKYTGFEKPGVIEYEEVMTSLTEMTSHSQLEGGMETPKETSKSTNGETGVADKQKQTGSSGSAPATPQGNNLPPAVPPPSISRNPLRGSKWFLRSRREKRKEKKAKKKKDLVDTSSNKEEKSDLEDKEDSRKSETPTPEVDEDGFCIRPKSDPWENEKGFYSSSDTDSEDERERKIRVEIKPLSNGGAPMSASVDELRATVENLSLSPAPTGRRGSNTDSDHHMKRSQSVSQQLGGKPSSDLLGLNLFNPSSTPSSASTPTGSHPYAPLQSPPPLSTSPTPPQPPPPQSAPPTHSHTRFTDGDLFSEVGDITPALPPKQSASSTPTGSIVIPRPPSRRGEGPSPRGRMSPATISRADSVASLEFRTAGVGVGSSRGPSPLTIGLADTIPLAVAFHEIVHSYFRGTDETRCQVKLSGDMMLSFPAGIVTVLANNPSPAKLTFRVRNTNKLERLLPNSQLISMDATQTTVDSTIFEFNMSALTMLLRRQAEQNPSASYFNVDILKYQIKCKEGAGSCPFQLVAYWKCETTHTDLKIDYKYNSRAMASPSPLLNLHVAAPIDGGFKSLNSKPPAQWLSDTNRVLWKFTELSQHSEGNGVGSLKARVELERGPGNQGTIFTQFNCEGTTLSGVEFELVGSGYRLSLVKRKFVSGKYICDGDLDSRSRYAAPPSSTD, from the exons GGCGATAAGAATAATGGATTTGACGTGTTGTATCATAACATGAAGCATGGTGTAATCGCCAGTAAGGAATTGGCGGAATTTTTACGAGAGAGATCGGCCATAGAGGAGAACAATTATAAGCTCCTTAGTAAGGTAGCAAAGCAGGCGAGTAATAGCACGCAAGGAACATTCGCACCTATATGGGCCGCTCTGAGAGGTGCTGCTGAGAAACTTGCCGTTTTACACTTCCAAATGGCCCAGCGAGTTACCGAACTCATAAAAGATGTATCAAAATACGCGGATGAGCTGCATAAGAAACATAAGGCT GTGAAGGAAGAAGAATCGTCTACTTTAGAAGTTGTACAAAGTATACAGAGCATTACAGTAACATTACATAAAGCGAAGGACATGTGTATGCAAAAGCGGCTTGAATTAGAGAAATTGAGGAAGGACAATGCCAGTCAGAGGGAGTTGGAGAAGGCGGAGGGCAAGTTCAAAAAGGCGCAAGACGATTATCGGACGCTGGTGGATAAGTACACGGTCATACGAAACGACTTCGAGGCAAAAATGACTCAAGCTTGCAGG CGGTTCCAAGATGTGGAAGAGACGCATCTGAAGCATATGAAGGAATTTCTGAATACGTACGCTGATGTTTTACAAACCAATCACGAGCAGGTCGGCCAGGTGCATATCGATTTCAAACGGCAATGCGTTGATATGACAGTGGAGAAGTTATTAGAGCAATTCGTTCAGAGTAAATACACGGGTTTTGAGAAACCAG GTGTGATCGAGTATGAGGAAGTTATGACGAGTTTAACGGAAATGACTAGCCACTCACAATTGGAAGGTGGTATGGAGACGCCTAAGGAAACATCAAAGAGCACCAATGGCGAGACAGGCGTAGCCG ACAAACAGAAGCAAACAGGGTCGTCTGGTTCGGCACCTGCCACTCCTCAAGGGAACAACCTGCCTCCTGCTGTTCCACCTCCCAGCATCTCCAGGAACCCCCTCAGAGGATCTAAAT GGTTCTTACGCAGTAGGAGAGAAAAACGGAAGGAGAAGAAagcaaagaagaagaaggaccTTGTCGATACGAGCAGCAACAAAGAAGAAAAGTCTGACCT GGAGGACAAAGAAGATAGCAGAAAATCAGAAACACCAACACCAGAGGTGGACGAGGATGGCTTTTGCATTAGACCAAAATCGGATCCGTGGGAAAACGAAAAGGGATTCTATTCCAGTTCTGATACCGATTCGGAGGATGAGAGGGAACGTAAGATTCGAGTGGAAATAAAGCCTCTCAGCAACGGTGGTGCTCCCATGAGTGCCAGTGTGGATGAATTAAGGGCGACAGtggaaaatttatctttatcaCCTGCACCAACA GGACGTAGAGGATCGAATACTGATTCTGATCATCACATGAAGAGGTCTCAGTCAGTGTCACAGCAATTAGGAGGTAAGCCAAGCTCAGATTTACTTGGCCTAAACTTGTTCAATCCTAGCAGTACACCATCGAGCGCGTCGACACCAACCGGTAGCCACCCTTATGCCCCGCTGCAGAGCCCACCGCCACTTTCCACATCGCCGACCccgccgcagccgccgccgccgcaatCTGCGCCGCCTACACATTCTCATACTCGATTTACAG ATGGAGATTTATTTTCGGAAGTTGGAGACATTACGCCGGCCTTACCGCCAAAGCAGTCCGCGTCCTCAACCCCGACGGGATCGATTGTGATACCTAGACCGCCGTCGCGTCGAGGAGAAGGCCCATCGCCACGCGGCAGAATGTCACCCGCAACAATATCCCGCGCTGATAGTGTCGCTAGCCTGGAGTTTCGTACTGCCGGCGTGGGTGTAGGCTCCTCGCGGGGACCGTCCCCGCTCACGATCGGCCTAGCCGACACCATTCCACTGGCAGTGGCGTTTCACGAAATAGTGCATTCCTATTTTCGTGGCACGGACGAGACCCGGTGCCAAGTAAAGTTAAGCGGTGATATGATGCTTTCGTTTCCGGCCGGTATTGTCACTGTTCTGGCAAATAATCCCAGTCCTGCTAAGCTGACCTTTCGCGTGAGAAACACCAATAAATTGGAGAGATTGCTGCCGAACAGCCAACTTATCAGCAT GGACGCAACTCAGACTACCGTCGATAGTACAATCTTCGAATTCAACATGAGTGCCTTAACTATGTTGTTACGGCGGCAAGCTGAACAGAATCCTTCGGCCTCGTATTTCAACGTGGACATCCTCAAGTATCAGATCAAGTGTAAGGAAGGCGCCGGTTCATGCCCCTTTCAATTGGTCGCATATTGGAAATGCGAGACAACCCACACCGATCTTAAG attGATTATAAATACAACAGTCGCGCCATGGCATCGCCAAGTCCTCTGCTGAATCTTCATGTCGCGGCGCCTATCGATGGTGGTTTCAAATCGCTCAACAGTAAACCGCCGGCACAGTGGCTATCCGATACGAATCGCGTGCTATGGAAATTTACGGAGCTTTCGCAGCACAGCGAGGGCAATGGAGTCGGATCTCTGAAGGCGCGAGTCGAGCTCGAACGTGGCCCAGGCAATCAGGGCACCATATTCACCCAGTTCAATTGCGAAGGGACCACATTGTCGGGTGTCGAATTTGAGCTTGTAGGTTCTGGCTATCGATTGAGTTTGGTGAAACGAAAATTTGTGTCTG GAAAATACATATGCGACGGAGATTTGGATTCGCGCTCAAGATATGCTGCGCCGCCATCCAGTACAGATTGA